The Papaver somniferum cultivar HN1 chromosome 3, ASM357369v1, whole genome shotgun sequence genome includes a region encoding these proteins:
- the LOC113359868 gene encoding centromere-binding protein 1-like, whose protein sequence is MVASEPVEGECTKTKVEARYVSLITRMKLKDPNKLGKLDVDNEILCIMKLKPKLDREIERNAEDLILDEYRKNMQENSRDTLKENLYKALQQRDEALEELSDLQVKHENLVRFIEEKNKKLYAANLRNIENDKDLVDLFVYSLQEIFSFNKELKSEDERDDDEQEEEEGEKGGRSGKGGDVDDSDDDDDDEEGEKEEEDGGGKGGDEDKEEEDGGGKGGDKEKDEEEGGGEGGDLHDDDNDKEGSKGGDEEDKTESEKNEVPSETPKKPSTTLPKTNEIHEDQMELDNQDVRNTTQTAEINEATIIAVQAISQLDPKGMLPVEEYVILLTQGEDIEKETYKSIEDLLDNLSESVFVKLEKGCYRTTPSEVKEKTTTVIRHDCPSFSLLSQEDPKEQSSQKSLSNEDVREMIVAEAVQFNQQNHA, encoded by the exons ATGGTGGCATCAGAACCTGTAGAAGGAGAATGTACCAAAACTAAAGTTGAGGCGAGATATGTTTCACTGATAACCCGAATGAAACTGAAGGATCCAAATAAGTTGGGGAAACTAGATGTGGATAATGAAATATTGTGTATAATGAAGTTAAAACCAAAGTTGGATAGAGAGATTGAAAGAAATGCTGAGGACTTG ATTTTGGATGAGTACAGAAAGAATATGCAAGAAAATAGCAGAGATACACTGAAAGAAAATCTGTACAAAGCACTACAGCAAAGAGATGAAGCATTGGAAGAGCTTTCTGACTTGCAGGTTAAACATGAAAATCTTGTTCGATTCattgaagaaaaaaacaaaaaactttatGCAGCTAATCTAAGGAATATAGAAAATGATAAGGATCTTGTTGATTTGTTTGTTTACTCCTTGCAAGAAATCTTTTCATTTAACAAAGAATTAAAAAGTGAGGATGAACGTGATGATGATGAGCAAGAGGAGGAGGAAGGTGAGAAAGGTGGGAGAAGTGGTAAAGGTGGTGATGTGGatgacagtgatgatgatgatgatgatgaggaaggtgagAAAG aggaggaggatggtggtgGGAAAGGTGGTGATGAGGAtaaggaggaggaggatggtggtgGCAAAGGTGGTGATAAGGAGAAGGATGAGGAGGAGGGTGGTGGCGAAGGTGGTGATCTACATGATGATGACAATGACAAAGAGGGAAGCAAAGGTGGCGATGAGGAGGATAAAACTGAATCAGAAAAGAATGAAGTTCCATCTGAAACTCCTAAAAAGCCAAG CACTACTCTGCCAAAGACAAATGAAATCCATGAAGATCAGATGGAACTTGATAACCAGGATGTGAGGAATACCACTCAAACTGCTGAAATTAATGAAGCTACGATAATCGCAGTTCAAGCAATATCTCAGCTGGACCCTAAAGGAATGTTGCCGGTTGAAGAATATGTCATCTTACTCACACAAGGAGAAGATATTGAGAAGGAGACTTATAAATCAATTGAGGACCTTCTAGATAACTTGTCTGAATCTGTGTTCGTAAAActtgaaaaaggttgttacagAACGACACCATCTGAAGTGAAGGAAAAGACGACAACCGTGATCCGACATGATTGTCCAAGCTTTTCATTGTTGAGCCAAGAAGATCCTAAAGAACAATCATCGCaaaaatcattatccaatgaaGATGTACGAGAAATGATCGTTGCTGAAGCAGTGCAGTTCAACCAACAAAATCATGCTTAA